GCTTGCCTCTGCAATTCCGCGTTTTTCCCACTCGGGACCCCAAAAAGCTTCAATTGGGGCAGGCTCATAGGACTTTGCTAGTTTTGCTAAGTCTGGATTGCTATCAGCATCGAGTTTTTGTGGAGGATTTTGAGCGTTTGACATAAGAGGCAAATTATAATTGGGACGATGCATGCAGATTTACTTGAGAACCTCAATCCCGAACAACGAGAGGCAGTAACCCTCCCACCGGTTGATACCAATGGCCGCGCTCAATCCGCACTGATTCTGGCGGGGGCAGGTAGTGGTAAAACTCGAGTTCTGACCACCCGAATTGCGTGGCTCATTCAAACGGGACAAATATCACCAATTGGTATCTTGGCAGTTACATTTACAAATAAAGCTGCAAAAGAGATGCTAACCCGATTAAGTGCCATGTTACCGATTAATACGCGGGGCATGTGGGTTGGCACCTTCCATGGCCTCTGTAATCGATTATTACGAGCCCATCACCGAGATGCTGGGCTGCCATCGACATTTCAGATTCTAGATACCCAAGACCAGCTCTCGGCGATCAAGCGATTATTGAAGAGTCTCAATATTGATGATGAGAAGTTCCCGCCTCGTCAATTACAGTACTTAATATCCAATTCCAAGGAGCGGGGTAAGCGCGCCAAGGATTTAGATCCAGGCGATGATTTTGAGGCGAAGATGATTCAGTTATATGAAGCCTATGATGCTCAATGCCAACGCGAAGGCGTCTGTGATTTCTCTGAGCTCTTGTTACGAAGTTATGAACTACTTAAACACAACGAGATTATTCGGACGCATTATCAAGAGCGCTTCCAACATATTTTGATCGATGAGTTTCAGGATACCAATGCCCTGCAATATGCATGGCTCAAACTCCTATCGGGTCATGGACGGCATCAATCAACAAGTGCGCTTTTTGCGGTAGGCGATGATGACCAAAGTATTTATGCGTTCCGCGGTGCTGATGTGGAGAATATGCGCCTTTATGAAAAGCAATACAAACCAGTAACTGTAAAACTGGAACAGAACTATCGCTCGCACGGACACATTCTAGATGCTGCCAATCATTTAATTGCACACAATGTAGAGCGCCTTGGAAAAAACCTACGTACCGAAGCTGGCTATGGTGAGCCTGTCAGAATTTATGAGGCGGCAAGCGATGGCATGGAGAGTGCTTGGTTGATTGATGAGATTAAGGCATTGGTTCGTGCAGGTTTGAGTCGTAGCGAAGTTGCTATTTTGTATCGTAGTAACGCCCAGTCACGGATTATTGAGCATGGACTCTTTTCATCCAATATTCCGTACCGGGTATATGGCGGCTTACGCTTCTTTGAGCGCGCTGAGATTAAGCATGCTCTTGCCTATATGCGCCTTTTAGAGAACCCGAATGACGACACCTCATTTGCCCGAGTCGTTAATTTCCCAACTCGTGGTATCGGTGCTCGTTCTTTAGAAGCATTACAAGATGCTGCCAAGCTACACCAGTGCTCGTTCTATGCGGCAGCCTCCTTTATTGAGGGCAAGGCCGGTTCCAGCATTGCGGGTTTTGTGCGCTTAATTGAGCACCTGCGCGATGCAACTAAGCACAACACCTTGCCAGAGACCGTCGAGTATGTGATTCAGCATAGCGGCTTGATTCAGCATTATTTAAGTGAGCGCGAGGGACAAGATCGCGTTGAGAACTTACAAGAGTTGATTAATGCAGCTACAGCCTTTGTTGCAGAAGAGGGTTATGGACAAGACGTGCAAGCGGCGACGCCACCGGGAGAAGATCAAGCTGGGGTTGAAGATATCTCACCATTGGCTGGATTTTTAGCGCACGCTTCCTTGGAGGCTGGGGATAATCAAGCAGAGGCTGGGCAGGATGCGATTCAATTAATGACGGTACATTCCGCCAAGGGCTTGGAGTTCTCCGCCGTATTTATGACGGGCTT
This genomic interval from Polynucleobacter sp. UK-FUSCHL-C3 contains the following:
- a CDS encoding UvrD-helicase domain-containing protein, with the translated sequence MHADLLENLNPEQREAVTLPPVDTNGRAQSALILAGAGSGKTRVLTTRIAWLIQTGQISPIGILAVTFTNKAAKEMLTRLSAMLPINTRGMWVGTFHGLCNRLLRAHHRDAGLPSTFQILDTQDQLSAIKRLLKSLNIDDEKFPPRQLQYLISNSKERGKRAKDLDPGDDFEAKMIQLYEAYDAQCQREGVCDFSELLLRSYELLKHNEIIRTHYQERFQHILIDEFQDTNALQYAWLKLLSGHGRHQSTSALFAVGDDDQSIYAFRGADVENMRLYEKQYKPVTVKLEQNYRSHGHILDAANHLIAHNVERLGKNLRTEAGYGEPVRIYEAASDGMESAWLIDEIKALVRAGLSRSEVAILYRSNAQSRIIEHGLFSSNIPYRVYGGLRFFERAEIKHALAYMRLLENPNDDTSFARVVNFPTRGIGARSLEALQDAAKLHQCSFYAAASFIEGKAGSSIAGFVRLIEHLRDATKHNTLPETVEYVIQHSGLIQHYLSEREGQDRVENLQELINAATAFVAEEGYGQDVQAATPPGEDQAGVEDISPLAGFLAHASLEAGDNQAEAGQDAIQLMTVHSAKGLEFSAVFMTGLEEGLFPHENSISEPHGLEEERRLMYVAITRAKERLYLSHTQSRMLHGQVRYNMPSRFLDELPAENVKYLTPKAKDARWGGGSWQKGTTLKKSDEDSVDQAWWSGDDVPVRDDTNQSTNAIVISAKQLEQNKKRGHTFRVGQEVFHTKFGEGRVSALEGEGLDAKAQVNFKRHGAKWLQLSIAKLVAVEN